Proteins from a single region of Elusimicrobiota bacterium:
- a CDS encoding PAS domain-containing protein: MQPLFEHPDFQVLIDTLPDPLHVMDADFRILVMNKAFRQLNAELGLTADIVGMTLEEAFPFLGPCVREEYRRVLEGKETLITEELNVLGSRRIHTETKKTPLVLPDGRAGVVTLIRDITVHKLVAEALLAERELFTGGPTVVLAWGAENGWPVEYASPNVREALGYEVGDLLSGRIRYMDLVHPEDLPRVKDEVARFCADGLPSYEQEYRLRHADGIYRWVRQFSVVKRDDGGGIARFHGYVIDITAHRNAEDEIARLTREGSAARKSAGRSSRKKPS, from the coding sequence ATGCAGCCGCTCTTCGAACACCCGGACTTTCAGGTCCTCATCGACACGCTCCCCGACCCCCTCCACGTGATGGACGCCGACTTCCGCATCCTCGTCATGAACAAGGCCTTCCGCCAGCTCAACGCCGAGCTGGGGCTCACCGCCGACATCGTCGGGATGACCCTGGAGGAGGCGTTCCCCTTCCTCGGCCCATGCGTGCGCGAGGAGTACCGCCGGGTGCTGGAGGGGAAGGAGACGCTCATCACCGAGGAGCTGAACGTCCTCGGCAGCCGGCGCATCCACACCGAGACGAAGAAGACCCCGCTCGTCCTGCCCGACGGCCGCGCAGGCGTCGTCACCCTCATCCGGGACATCACCGTCCACAAGCTCGTCGCGGAGGCGCTCCTCGCGGAGCGGGAGCTCTTCACCGGCGGGCCGACCGTCGTCCTCGCTTGGGGAGCGGAGAACGGCTGGCCGGTCGAGTACGCCTCGCCGAACGTCCGGGAGGCGCTCGGCTACGAGGTCGGAGACCTCCTCAGCGGGAGGATCCGCTACATGGACCTCGTGCACCCCGAGGACCTGCCGCGCGTGAAGGACGAGGTCGCACGCTTCTGCGCCGACGGACTCCCGTCCTACGAGCAGGAATACCGTCTGCGCCACGCCGACGGGATCTATCGCTGGGTGCGGCAGTTCTCCGTCGTGAAGCGCGACGACGGAGGAGGCATCGCACGCTTCCACGGCTACGTCATCGACATCACCGCCCACCGCAACGCCGAAGACGAGATCGCGCGCCTCACGCGCGAAGGCTCGGCCGCACGCAAGAGCGCGGGCCGCTCCTCCCGAAAGAAGCCGTCTTAG